CCCAAGATCGACGCGCTGCTGCGGCACAACGGCATGGCGGGCTGAGCCTGCCAGGCGTGCGCCTGCCGTCGCTGGCAGGCGCTGCGTTCGCAGTGCATGCGTTCGCCGTGGAGTGCGGTGGTTTGTTTTATGGCGCATCACCCGGCAGCGCACCAGCGTTGCAGGTGCTTGCGGCCGGAGAGGGTGTGCCGTAAACCGGCGAGGCCTCCATCGCAAGGCGCGTCAAGCAAGAGATACGCGCAAATATCGAACGGACCAACCGCGAGCGGGCCGAGATCGATGCGGCCAGGCGCTTGCAGCGCAAGCGTGATCAGGCCCGTATGGCGTGCGGCAGCAGGCAGCGTGCGGCTGAGCAGAGCGCTTCCAGGGAGTCGAATGGGCAGCCCACCAGCGTCGGGACGGCGGTGGAAGATTGCGACCGATTGCGGGACGAATAAGGTGCTGCACCTGCGCTTTCGCGCAGGGCGGTAAAGCGTGATTGCACCTCACTGCGCTCACAGGTGCGTGTCGTCAACACGCATGCTGGCAGGGCTGCCCGGTGTAAGCATTTGCACCACACGTCCCCGCACAGATGCAAGACAGGCAAGCCCTTGCACCGCGCGGACACGGATCGCATCTCCGTCTCCGCGTATCGGCACAACGCGATCACGCGCGTCCGCATGCCGCCATTACACCCGGCCGAACACCAGCACGCCGTTGGTGCCGCCGAAGCCGAAGCTGTTGGACATCACCGTGTTCAACGTCGCCTCGCGTGTAGCGCGCAGGATCGGGAAGCCTTCCGCGCGCGGGTCGAGTTCGTCGATATGCGCCGAGCCGGCCATGAAGCCATCGCGCAGCATCAGCATGCTGTAGATCGCCTCGTGCACGCTTGCCGCACCCAGCGAATGACCGGACAACGCCTTGGTCGAGGACAGCGGTGGCACGTTGTCGCCGAACACCTCGCGCACCGCGCCCAGCTCGGTGGCATCGCCCAGCGGGGTGGAGGTGCCGTGCGTGTTGAGATAGTCGATCGGGCGATCCAGCCCTTGCATCGCCATGTGCATGCAGCGCACCGCGCCCTCGCCACTGGGCGCGACCATGTCCGCGCCATCGGAGCTCACGCCGTAGCCCAGCAGTTCGGCATGGATGCGGGCGCCGCGCGCGATGGCGTGGTCGTAGTCTTCCAGCACCAACATGCCACCGCCGCTGCCGATGACGAACCCATCGCGTTGCGCATCGTAGGGACGCGAGGCCACCGCCGGGCGATCGTTGAAGCCGGTGGACAACGCGCCCATCGCATCGAACATCACGCTCATGGTCCAGTGCAGTTCTTCGCCGCCGCCGGCAAACATCACATCCTGCTCACCATGCCGGATCAGATCCGCGGCCGCGCCAATGCAATGCGCCGAGGTCGCGCAGGCGGCCGACAACGAATAGCTCAGGCCGCGGATCTTGAAGGCAGTGGCAAGCGATGCGGAGACTGCCGAACACATCGTGCGCGGCACCATGTACGGGCCTACCTTGCGCACGCCGCGTGCGCGCAGCAGATCGGCCGTTTCCACCTGCCACTGGCTGGAGCCGCCGCCGGAGCCGGCAATCACGCCGGTGCGCAGGTCGCTGACCTGCTCGGGCGACAGGCCGGCATCGGCAATGGCATCGCGCATCGCCAGGTAGGCGTAGGCCGAGGCATCGCCCATGAAGCGCTTGAGCTTGCGGTCGATCAATCCGTCCAGGTCGATGTCCACCGCGCCGCCCACCTGGCTGCGCAGACCCGCTTCGGCATGGTCGGGTAATGCGGTGATGCCCGAGCGGCTTTCGCGCAGCGCGCTGGAGACCGTGTCCAGGTCATTGCCCAGGCACGAATTGATGCCCATTCCGGTGACGACAACACGGCGCATCAGAAATTCTCCGTCGAAGTGAACATGCCCACGCGCAGATCCTTGGCGGCGTAGATCTCGCGCCCATCCACCAACATGCGCGCATCGCTCTGTGCCATCACCAGCTTGCGGTTGATGACCCGGCTGATCTCGATTTCGTAGGTCACCAGCGTTGCGGTGGGCAGCACCTGGCCGGTGAATTTCACCTCGCCACAGCCCAGCGCGCGTCCGCGGCCCGGCGCACCGATCCAGGTGAGAAAGAAGCCGGTCAGTTGCCACATCGCATCCAGGCCGAGGCAGCCGGGCATCACCGGGTCGCCGATGAAGTGGCAATTGAAGAACCACAGGTCCGGGCGGATATCGAGCTCGGCGCGGATCAGGCCCTTGCCGTGGCTGCCGCCGTTGTCGTTGATCTCGGTGATGCGGTCGAACATCAGCATCGGGTCGTTCGGCAGACGGCCGCTGTTGGGGCCGAACAATTCCCCGCGCGCGCTGGCCAGCAATTGGTCACGCGAGTACGCATTTTGACGAGTCATCACGAACGGTTTCCTGCAAGAGCAAAAGGCGAGGGCGGCAAGCGTGCATGAGCCCGTACGGTTCAATCAAACGTTTTATCCGTACGCATGCGTAGTGTTTTCAAGCAATTGCGCACTGCAGCAACTGCGGGCCAACGACTGGCGCAAGGCATGAGACGCGGCTGATTTATCATGCGCAGCAAGACTGTGCTGGGGAATCTGGCTTGATGCGCAAGATCGTTCACGTGGACATGGATGCGTTCTACGCGTCCGTGGAACAACGTGATGATCCGTCGCTGCGCGGCAAGCCGGTGGTGGTGGCCTGGCGCGGCGCGCGCTCGGTGGTGTGCGCTGCCTCGTATGAAGCACGCACCTTCGGCATCCGCTCGGCGATGCCGGCCGTACGCGCCGAGCGCTTGTGCCCGGATGCGGTCTTCGTGCCGCCGGATTTCGCACGCTACAAGGCGGTGTCGCGGCAGGTGCGCGAGATCTTTCACCGGCACACCGACCTGGTCGAGCCGCTATCGCTGGACGAAGCGTATCTGGACGTCACCGAAGCCAAGACCGGCATGCAGTTGGCCACGGAAATCGCGCAGCTCATCCGGACCCAGATCCGCGAAGAAACCCAGCTCACCGCGTCGGCAGGCATCGCGCCTAACAAGTTCCTGGCCAAGATCGCCTCGGATTGGCGCAAGCCCGATGGCCAGTTCGTGATCGCGCCCAGTCGCGTGGATGCCTTCCTGCTGCCGCTGCCGGTCAACCGTATTCCCGGCGTGGGCAAGGTCATGGATGGCAAGCTGGCGGCGTTGGGCATCGTCACCGTGAGTGACTTGCGCTTGCGGCCACTGGAAGAACTGCAGGCGCATTTCGGCAGTTTCGGGCAAAGCCTGTACCGGCGTGCACGCGGCATCGACGAGCGGCCGGTGGAGCCGGACCAGGAAGTGCAATCGGTGTCTTCCGAGGACACCTTCAGTGAAGATCTGGCACTTGATGCGCTTGACCCGCACATCCAGCGGCTGGCCGAAAAGACCTGGCATGCGACGCGGCGCACCGAGCGGATTGGCCGCACGGTGGTGCTCAAGCTGAAGACCTCCAACTTTCGCATCCTCACTCGCTCGTATACGCCCGAGCAGCCGCCGGCGTCGTTGCAGGGGCTGGTCGATATCGCGTTGGGGCTGACCCGGCGCGTGGAGTTGCCGCCGGAGACACGTTACCGCCTGGTCGGCGTGGGGCTGAGCGGTTTTTCCGACCCCGAGCTGCAGGCCGCGGTGCAGGGCGAATTGTTCGGCGAGGTGCCGCAGCAGTAACGCGCTGACACGGCCTGCGGCAACGACCGATGCCGCGGACGCACCCGCACTCACCCCGCTGATTGCAGCACTGCACTGACACGTCCTGAATCAGCCGCTTCGTACACTGCGCGCTCCCCTACGCAAAGGCGACCCGATGTTTCCGTATCCGCTGGTGATCTTCGACCTGGATGGCACGCTGGTGGACAGCGCATCGGATATTGCCGAGGCCCTCAACGGCACCTTGCAGGAACTCGGCCTGCAGCAGTTTCCCGAAGCCACCGTGCGCAGCTGGATCGGCGAGGGCGTACACACACTGTTGGCCACCGCTTTGCGCGAAGCAGGCAGCGACCGCGATGTGGATGCGGAAATGCCGGTGATGATGCGCCACTACGAAGCCAGCCTGCTGCATCATCCGCACTTGTATCCAGGCGTTGCCGAGGCCTTGCCTGCGTTGCGCAGCGCAGGCGCCACGCTGGCGTTATGCACCAACAAGCCGGCGCGTTTCATCCAGCCCTTGCTCGAACACCTGGGCATTGCGGCGCAGTTTGCGACGGTGCTCGGCGGCGATTCGTTGCCGCAACGCAAGCCTAGTGCAGCGCCCTTGCTGCATCTGGCGCAGCAGTTCCAACATGCGCCCGCGCAGTGCCTGATGGTGGGCGACTCGGCCACCGATGCCGCCGCTGCGCAGGCCGCCGGCATGCCGTTGGCGATGGTGCGGTATGGCTACCTGCGTGGCTTCGATGTGGAGCACGCCGGCGCGGTTGCGGTGATCGACGACATGCGCGCGCTGCTCATGCTGCACTGAGCACGCGCGTTGGTGAGTGACGCGTGACGCGGCAAATCAGCGGTAATGGATGCGTCCTTTGCCGAGGTGCATGACGCATGCAGCGCGCTGACGCAGTGTGCAATGAATCGCATATGTGTAGATGCGCGGATCGCGAGGCTGTATGCGTGACCGAGGGGTGACGCCCACGCCCGGCGTGCGGCTGGACCAGTGCGGCCGGTTCGGCAACACCCTCAGTCCCAGCCTCATAGCGGCGCTTCGAGGACTGGGCCACGGGCAAACGTTAAGCGCTTCGCTCGTGCCGACCTTGCAGGCCGCAGCGGCGCGCTAGCGGCCCGTCACACCCGCATATGCGCTGCGTGCGGCCGCGTTACTCGTCGTGCGTGGCGGGCTGCGCGTCGTCGCCGGCCACGTCGGTGGCATCGTCTGCCAGCGCATCGCTGTCGGCGCGCGCGTAATGCACGGTTTCCACCGGGCCACCGACCGGGCGGCCACGTGCGGCCGGCAGCAGTGCGCTGGCGGCTTCGTATTCGGCCAGCAAGGCATGCCGGCGCGCTTCCGGCACTTCCTGCCAATGGCAATCGGCAAGCGCACCTTCCAGCGAATACAGCAGATTGAGGCTGGGCTTGAATCCGGCACGACGCACTTTTACAAACGCGCCCACCGCGCCCACGGCCTGCAGGTCCTGCTGGGTGCGCAGGCCCACCTGGCGTAGCCAAGCCGCGCTCTTGGGGCCGATGTTGCGCAGCCGTTCGGTGGTCACGTCAACGCGCCGACGAAGACCTGCGCGATGGCTTCCAGTCCGCGCTGGTCGTCCGCGTCGAAACGGTCCAGTTCCGGGCTGTCCAGGTCGAGCACGCCGATCAGCGTGTCGCCTTGCACCAGCGGAATCACCAGCTCCGACCGCGACGCCGAATCACAGGCGATATGCCCGGGAAACGCATCCACATCGGCAATGCGCTGAGTCTGCCGGGTACTGGCGGCGGCACCGCACACACCCTTGTCCAACGGGATGCGCACGCAGGCGGGCAGCCCCTGGAAGGGCCCGACGACCAGCTCGCGGCCGTCGTAGAAATAGAACCCTGTCCAGTTGAGCGACGGCAGTGAATTGAAGATCAGCGCGGCCAGGTTGGCAGCGTTGGCGATCCGGTCCGGCTCGCCGTGCACCAGTGCCTGGGCCTGGGCGGTGAGCTGGGCATATTGTTCCGGCTTGCTGCCGGTCAGCGAAGAGGTGGCGAACATGCGCAAAGTCTAGCAGCGGCCATCCGCAGCGTCGTTGCGACGCCACGGAGCAGGTGCGCGGGCTGCAGGGCCGGCAGGACCCCAAGGGGCGCGCCGCGCACACGACCATCCCGGGCCGCGCGCCGCATATACCGGCCAGCCAAGCGGCCCACGATGCATTGGTTCGTTTCAGAAGGCATGGCAGATGCCACGCAGGCGCGTGCAGCCAACGCCCGCACGGTATGCTGCGCGGCCTCTCCGGCAATGGCGGCGCGGCCGCAGGAACAGGTGCATGCAGTTTCCCGCCTTCTACGTCACTGGCACCGATACCGGCATCGGCAAGACCGTTGCCAGCACGGCTTTGTTACATGCGGTGCGAGCACGCGGCCACACCGCAGTGGGCATGAAGCCGGTGGCCAGTGGCTGCGTCGCAACCCCGCAGGGTTGGCACAACGAAGACGCGCTGGCGCTGCAAGCCGCCAGCCAGCCGCAGCCGGACTACGCCACCCT
The nucleotide sequence above comes from Xanthomonas campestris pv. campestris str. ATCC 33913. Encoded proteins:
- a CDS encoding TfoX/Sxy family protein, which translates into the protein MTTERLRNIGPKSAAWLRQVGLRTQQDLQAVGAVGAFVKVRRAGFKPSLNLLYSLEGALADCHWQEVPEARRHALLAEYEAASALLPAARGRPVGGPVETVHYARADSDALADDATDVAGDDAQPATHDE
- a CDS encoding phosphoglycolate phosphatase, producing the protein MFPYPLVIFDLDGTLVDSASDIAEALNGTLQELGLQQFPEATVRSWIGEGVHTLLATALREAGSDRDVDAEMPVMMRHYEASLLHHPHLYPGVAEALPALRSAGATLALCTNKPARFIQPLLEHLGIAAQFATVLGGDSLPQRKPSAAPLLHLAQQFQHAPAQCLMVGDSATDAAAAQAAGMPLAMVRYGYLRGFDVEHAGAVAVIDDMRALLMLH
- a CDS encoding GAF domain-containing protein produces the protein MFATSSLTGSKPEQYAQLTAQAQALVHGEPDRIANAANLAALIFNSLPSLNWTGFYFYDGRELVVGPFQGLPACVRIPLDKGVCGAAASTRQTQRIADVDAFPGHIACDSASRSELVIPLVQGDTLIGVLDLDSPELDRFDADDQRGLEAIAQVFVGALT
- the dinB gene encoding DNA polymerase IV; translation: MRKIVHVDMDAFYASVEQRDDPSLRGKPVVVAWRGARSVVCAASYEARTFGIRSAMPAVRAERLCPDAVFVPPDFARYKAVSRQVREIFHRHTDLVEPLSLDEAYLDVTEAKTGMQLATEIAQLIRTQIREETQLTASAGIAPNKFLAKIASDWRKPDGQFVIAPSRVDAFLLPLPVNRIPGVGKVMDGKLAALGIVTVSDLRLRPLEELQAHFGSFGQSLYRRARGIDERPVEPDQEVQSVSSEDTFSEDLALDALDPHIQRLAEKTWHATRRTERIGRTVVLKLKTSNFRILTRSYTPEQPPASLQGLVDIALGLTRRVELPPETRYRLVGVGLSGFSDPELQAAVQGELFGEVPQQ
- the fabA gene encoding 3-hydroxyacyl-[acyl-carrier-protein] dehydratase FabA, whose amino-acid sequence is MTRQNAYSRDQLLASARGELFGPNSGRLPNDPMLMFDRITEINDNGGSHGKGLIRAELDIRPDLWFFNCHFIGDPVMPGCLGLDAMWQLTGFFLTWIGAPGRGRALGCGEVKFTGQVLPTATLVTYEIEISRVINRKLVMAQSDARMLVDGREIYAAKDLRVGMFTSTENF
- the fabB gene encoding beta-ketoacyl-ACP synthase I; amino-acid sequence: MRRVVVTGMGINSCLGNDLDTVSSALRESRSGITALPDHAEAGLRSQVGGAVDIDLDGLIDRKLKRFMGDASAYAYLAMRDAIADAGLSPEQVSDLRTGVIAGSGGGSSQWQVETADLLRARGVRKVGPYMVPRTMCSAVSASLATAFKIRGLSYSLSAACATSAHCIGAAADLIRHGEQDVMFAGGGEELHWTMSVMFDAMGALSTGFNDRPAVASRPYDAQRDGFVIGSGGGMLVLEDYDHAIARGARIHAELLGYGVSSDGADMVAPSGEGAVRCMHMAMQGLDRPIDYLNTHGTSTPLGDATELGAVREVFGDNVPPLSSTKALSGHSLGAASVHEAIYSMLMLRDGFMAGSAHIDELDPRAEGFPILRATREATLNTVMSNSFGFGGTNGVLVFGRV